The following proteins come from a genomic window of Bacteroidota bacterium:
- a CDS encoding DUF2723 domain-containing protein, whose protein sequence is MQIKRIHYVLAALSFLVPLITYVTTMQPSIPFWDCGEFISAASQLGVTHPPGDPTWTLLGRVGGMLPFFSDLAARYNFLSALCGAISVMLLYLIAVRVIKIWRGTPQTLSDAITHMGGAFVAALAFTWSDSLWFNSSEFIVFSPGLLFIMLILWIAMLWHERAEEKGNERYLMLIFYLLGLSIGAHQMSMLAFFPVWVIVFYKHWKKVTWGHWFAMFVAGVLSFLYIYKVVLTGLVGWAGSGLGIISALIVIGLIGGTIYTMKEKKAFANLLLWGGLLVLLGYTTYTLLMIRGVQDPPMNQHRPTTFAALHEYVAREQYGEAREFPRRDDRPEVKGDPLHNPTWDPNKSSSGAAYTSDIDFWWRYQTVHMYLRYLGWSYIGRANDSQDATTDWTKTFGIPIILGMFGLFWHFKRDPKRALAFLAAFLVMGLLTDWYQNQQDAQPRERDYFYVGSFAVYAMWIGIGATGLMELLRARLAKKQNLPMQDAGPKDREVMEKPDEKVPVLRGEGPLGLLAGTFALALVLVPINQCIGLVGMGVFGQSFHQASKWGEYSRQHNNVPLEYAYNILQSCDQDGILFTAGDNDTFPLWCIQDLYGVRRDVRIVNLSLGNMGWYVKKLKDDGPWGSKKVNLPSFTEEQLNNPDETAAGIHYTVGPPSTVTVNVSAPAMQRFTGVAQPGSFSWKYVSQHKQEGSDQYVYQVADQLVRDIVASNFNDRPIYFAVAVPPSYWVGLDEHILFEGLTARVVPTIHKASRQLIDGDINEGPYEETAYRTVPMVYTTPYRGMLLNSYRDPRSNRSSLDDKYGTTTYFELYARMANYFIQRNRMADAHRALDTLSARMPPALVDWDYTLLQFIGQLYQATGDPKSALHYTQLAAAKLSSLPQEEAADVGTQLQNDFRRGDLYYSAQQYDSARAIFSALRPQVEGGNKLFIDFRLEQIDVKLLENKGDKRGALAKMSSMLTKYQGLSQMGVGNELQSLQQERDRLAAELGMTDSVKDSPASPVVPNPDINRAPNDTGGTKPKPSKK, encoded by the coding sequence ATGCAGATAAAACGCATCCATTACGTCCTCGCCGCGCTCAGCTTTCTGGTGCCGCTGATCACCTATGTTACGACGATGCAACCCTCGATCCCGTTTTGGGATTGCGGCGAGTTCATCTCCGCTGCCTCACAATTAGGGGTGACGCATCCGCCGGGCGATCCTACGTGGACGCTTTTGGGACGCGTCGGTGGGATGCTACCCTTTTTCAGCGATCTGGCCGCCCGCTACAATTTTCTTTCTGCATTGTGCGGGGCTATCTCAGTGATGTTGCTGTATCTTATTGCCGTCCGCGTGATCAAGATTTGGCGTGGCACTCCGCAGACGCTTTCGGATGCGATCACGCACATGGGTGGGGCATTCGTTGCCGCACTCGCGTTCACATGGAGCGATAGTTTGTGGTTCAACTCCAGCGAGTTTATCGTCTTTTCGCCCGGTCTCCTGTTTATCATGCTCATCCTCTGGATCGCAATGCTGTGGCATGAACGCGCCGAGGAAAAAGGCAACGAGCGATATTTGATGTTAATCTTTTATCTGCTTGGACTTTCGATCGGCGCCCACCAAATGTCAATGCTGGCATTTTTCCCCGTGTGGGTTATCGTATTCTACAAGCATTGGAAGAAAGTGACGTGGGGGCACTGGTTCGCGATGTTCGTCGCTGGTGTGCTCTCCTTCCTTTATATTTACAAAGTCGTTCTGACCGGCCTTGTTGGCTGGGCTGGTTCGGGCCTTGGCATCATTTCAGCGCTCATCGTCATCGGCTTGATAGGTGGTACGATTTACACGATGAAGGAGAAGAAGGCGTTCGCCAATCTTTTGTTGTGGGGTGGTTTGCTCGTGCTGCTTGGATACACGACATACACCTTGCTGATGATCCGTGGCGTGCAAGACCCGCCGATGAACCAGCACCGCCCGACCACATTTGCCGCGCTGCATGAATATGTTGCGCGTGAGCAATATGGCGAGGCACGCGAATTCCCTCGTCGTGACGATCGGCCTGAAGTCAAAGGCGACCCGCTGCACAATCCGACGTGGGATCCAAACAAATCATCGTCTGGCGCGGCCTATACGAGCGATATTGATTTCTGGTGGCGCTACCAGACAGTACACATGTACCTTCGCTATCTGGGATGGAGCTATATTGGAAGGGCCAATGACAGTCAGGATGCTACTACCGATTGGACGAAGACGTTTGGCATTCCCATTATACTTGGAATGTTTGGGCTGTTCTGGCATTTCAAGCGGGATCCGAAACGAGCCCTAGCGTTTCTTGCGGCGTTCCTCGTCATGGGCCTGCTTACCGATTGGTACCAGAATCAGCAGGACGCGCAGCCTCGTGAGCGCGACTACTTCTATGTCGGATCGTTTGCGGTATACGCCATGTGGATCGGCATAGGTGCGACGGGGCTAATGGAATTGCTGCGAGCGCGGCTTGCGAAGAAACAAAATCTGCCGATGCAGGATGCTGGTCCGAAAGACCGGGAAGTCATGGAGAAGCCGGACGAAAAGGTCCCGGTCCTCCGAGGCGAGGGACCACTCGGCCTGCTGGCTGGCACTTTCGCACTTGCGCTTGTTCTCGTGCCAATCAATCAATGCATTGGCCTGGTTGGCATGGGCGTGTTTGGTCAGAGCTTTCATCAAGCCTCAAAATGGGGCGAATACTCACGCCAGCATAATAACGTCCCGCTTGAATACGCATATAATATTCTTCAAAGCTGCGATCAGGATGGTATCCTGTTCACGGCCGGCGATAACGATACCTTCCCACTTTGGTGTATTCAGGATCTCTATGGGGTTCGGCGCGATGTGCGTATCGTGAACCTCTCGCTGGGCAATATGGGATGGTATGTCAAGAAGTTGAAAGATGATGGTCCGTGGGGTTCCAAGAAAGTGAACTTGCCTTCGTTTACGGAAGAGCAGTTGAACAATCCTGACGAGACGGCCGCCGGTATTCATTATACGGTCGGACCGCCATCCACGGTGACGGTTAACGTATCCGCCCCGGCCATGCAGCGATTCACCGGCGTTGCTCAGCCCGGCTCGTTTAGCTGGAAGTACGTGAGCCAGCATAAGCAGGAAGGCAGCGATCAGTATGTGTATCAGGTTGCAGATCAGTTGGTCCGAGATATTGTCGCGAGCAACTTCAACGATCGGCCAATCTATTTTGCAGTGGCCGTGCCGCCGAGCTATTGGGTCGGTCTGGACGAGCACATCCTGTTCGAAGGTCTGACCGCGCGTGTCGTACCAACGATCCATAAAGCATCTCGACAACTGATCGATGGTGATATCAACGAAGGACCATACGAGGAAACCGCGTATCGCACGGTTCCAATGGTCTATACCACCCCGTATCGTGGAATGCTGTTGAATAGCTATCGCGACCCACGTTCGAATCGTAGTTCGCTTGATGATAAGTATGGAACGACGACGTACTTCGAACTGTACGCGCGCATGGCGAACTACTTCATTCAACGCAACCGTATGGCGGATGCTCATCGGGCGCTCGATACGTTGAGCGCGAGAATGCCTCCGGCGCTCGTCGACTGGGATTATACGTTGCTCCAGTTTATCGGACAGCTGTATCAGGCGACCGGCGATCCGAAGAGTGCATTACACTATACGCAACTCGCGGCTGCAAAGCTCAGCTCGCTGCCGCAAGAAGAAGCGGCGGATGTCGGCACCCAGTTGCAGAATGACTTCCGAAGAGGCGATTTATACTACAGCGCACAACAGTACGACTCGGCACGAGCGATATTCTCTGCCTTGCGTCCCCAGGTCGAAGGCGGCAATAAACTGTTTATTGATTTCCGCCTCGAGCAAATCGATGTAAAGCTTTTGGAAAACAAAGGCGATAAACGCGGGGCGCTGGCCAAGATGAGCAGCATGCTCACCAAGTATCAGGGCCTCAGTCAGATGGGCGTCGGCAATGAGCTTCAGTCACTTCAGCAGGAGCGCGATCGCTTGGCTGCCGAGCTGGGCATGACTGATTCCGTAAAGGATTCTCCCGCATCGCCGGTAGTCCCGAATCCGGATATCAACAGAGCGCCCAACGATACTGGTGGCACCAAGCCAAAGCCTTCGAAAAAGTAA
- a CDS encoding YfhO family protein, which produces MSKAAVLRSFSPWYVVGFFVLLTIIFHSDILLGGKFLWEDFVEQEFPFRTLAASSLAQGILPQWNPYVFAGMPFMADIQVAFWYPFNMVQALFVSDGFLSPNVMQWFSLMHFAIAGIGMYWFAKKILAVDDWSAVFAGIAYAFGGYITAQAIHQMIVYHIALFPWVAYFFVRGFDSWRHAIIAGLVLGVMYLAGHPQSTLYFTFLLALLAVYEIVHRLRTKTEQEGPGESNVLPVVRMVLPIVIGLGIFAIQYLPSQELADLSRRDTITYEKSLDGSLSWGHLYTFVLPRLFGVTTGDPSNAKVPYWNGAYYNSWETSIYIGILPLFFAIMAGLIARKRKYVPFLAGIGLLAVLFALGDHFFLYKLFFQLPLFSKFRTPARMMMLFSFAASALGGIGLSEALKSERPKWGANGGWIIRGLLTLPWLLAIAGMLHATSFFKGAPAESQASIPWAAGLATFPVLAMLAVTGLHYLGKLRGNMLATLTIGVTIIELFTYGMSLNASPTDPREAYREQPQLIDMLKQDQAKELSRARTRIGGQMLVRRNQGAYDRIQLVEGYDPLVLQRVFPEMANPEASADLMNIKWSIMPGKQPGFGPRPGYMPRVKLYYQSVVLPDSQALTRLKQDSNFDYRNTILLEEQPTSAIGPADAAGVATVSKYGDNEITVSVTTGANAMLFLSEIYYPAWNAYLDGKPVKLYRAFTSLRAVEVPKGVHTVTLRYESQAFARGSWITIATLVLSLGALGFLKLRKRST; this is translated from the coding sequence ATGTCAAAAGCTGCAGTGCTTCGCAGCTTCTCTCCATGGTATGTTGTTGGTTTCTTCGTCCTGCTCACCATTATTTTCCACTCGGATATTCTTCTCGGTGGCAAATTCTTATGGGAAGATTTCGTCGAGCAGGAATTTCCATTCCGCACGCTGGCAGCAAGTTCGCTTGCACAAGGTATCCTCCCACAATGGAACCCGTATGTTTTCGCCGGAATGCCATTCATGGCCGATATTCAAGTCGCATTCTGGTATCCATTCAATATGGTGCAAGCACTGTTCGTATCGGACGGGTTTCTTTCACCAAATGTGATGCAGTGGTTCAGCCTCATGCACTTCGCGATCGCGGGGATTGGGATGTACTGGTTCGCGAAGAAAATTCTTGCCGTCGATGATTGGTCCGCCGTCTTTGCTGGCATTGCATACGCATTTGGCGGATACATTACAGCTCAGGCGATCCACCAGATGATCGTCTATCATATTGCACTTTTTCCGTGGGTTGCATACTTCTTCGTTCGCGGGTTCGATTCATGGCGGCATGCTATCATTGCGGGACTTGTGCTCGGTGTGATGTATCTTGCGGGACATCCGCAGTCAACCCTTTATTTCACATTCCTTCTCGCACTGCTCGCAGTCTATGAGATCGTCCATCGGCTAAGAACTAAGACCGAACAGGAGGGGCCAGGTGAATCGAATGTGTTGCCCGTCGTGAGAATGGTGCTTCCAATTGTGATCGGCCTCGGCATCTTTGCGATTCAGTACTTGCCATCACAAGAGTTGGCCGATCTCTCGCGCCGCGATACCATCACATACGAGAAGTCGCTCGACGGCTCGCTTTCATGGGGTCATCTATACACTTTTGTTTTGCCACGGCTTTTTGGCGTCACGACTGGCGATCCTTCGAACGCAAAAGTCCCATATTGGAACGGGGCTTACTACAACTCGTGGGAGACATCAATCTACATTGGCATACTGCCGCTGTTTTTTGCGATCATGGCCGGGCTTATTGCTCGCAAGCGGAAATACGTGCCATTCCTGGCCGGCATTGGCCTTTTAGCTGTCCTGTTTGCGCTGGGCGATCACTTCTTCTTATACAAGCTGTTTTTCCAGCTTCCGCTCTTCAGCAAATTTCGTACGCCCGCGCGTATGATGATGCTCTTTAGCTTTGCGGCGAGCGCACTCGGAGGAATCGGTCTTTCCGAAGCCCTGAAATCGGAACGCCCCAAATGGGGCGCGAATGGGGGATGGATTATTCGAGGTCTTCTCACGCTGCCATGGCTGCTGGCCATTGCAGGAATGCTGCATGCCACCAGCTTTTTCAAGGGAGCACCTGCCGAATCACAGGCCTCAATTCCCTGGGCGGCCGGACTGGCCACCTTCCCAGTGCTTGCAATGCTGGCCGTAACAGGTTTGCACTATTTGGGTAAATTGCGTGGCAATATGCTGGCTACGCTGACCATCGGCGTCACGATCATCGAACTGTTTACTTATGGCATGTCCTTGAACGCGAGTCCGACTGATCCACGCGAGGCTTATCGCGAGCAGCCACAACTGATCGACATGCTCAAGCAGGATCAGGCGAAAGAACTTAGCCGTGCGCGAACACGGATTGGTGGGCAGATGCTCGTCCGCCGAAACCAGGGCGCATACGACCGCATCCAACTTGTCGAGGGATATGATCCGCTCGTGTTACAGCGGGTCTTCCCAGAAATGGCAAATCCGGAAGCAAGCGCCGATTTGATGAACATCAAGTGGTCGATCATGCCAGGGAAGCAGCCTGGATTCGGTCCGAGGCCAGGCTATATGCCGCGTGTCAAGCTCTATTACCAGTCAGTGGTCCTACCAGACAGTCAGGCGCTCACGAGATTGAAGCAAGATTCCAATTTCGACTACCGGAACACGATCCTGCTTGAAGAGCAACCAACATCAGCGATCGGTCCTGCTGACGCCGCCGGCGTTGCGACCGTCTCCAAGTATGGTGACAATGAAATTACTGTTTCGGTAACGACGGGTGCGAACGCGATGCTATTTCTTTCGGAGATCTACTATCCGGCATGGAACGCCTATCTCGATGGCAAGCCTGTGAAGCTCTATCGTGCGTTCACGTCATTACGGGCGGTCGAGGTGCCGAAAGGCGTTCACACTGTGACGCTCCGGTACGAATCGCAAGCATTTGCGCGCGGTAGTTGGATTACGATTGCTACGCTAGTGCTGAGCCTCGGAGCATTGGGCTTCCTCAAGCTTAGGAAGAGAAGCACATAG
- a CDS encoding DUF2723 domain-containing protein, producing MRPEFKRIHYYLAGFTFVVGFLTYLLTMQPTIPFWDCGEFAAAASALQVPHPPGAPLWTVVGRIAMLLPTFADPAARYNLFSVLSSALSILLLYLTLVRLLRMWRGNPKSAQDAIVTFGGALIGALAYCWTDSFWFNALECEVYAFGSLFISLVPWLILVWHEHADEPHNERYLLLIAFVIGLSLGVHQLALLTMFPVFMIVYYKKRKIVTLMSWLGMVGLSVAMFVLVFYVILSKLVDWAGSGNWVLSVAILVAIVGVIIYGQRKRNARVALAGWSLAMVFLGYTTYMFVMVRAAQNPPMNENAPSTFSKLSGYINRDQYGQMSIADEFTHRRLPQQRDDHGNTWNNYTSDGDFFWRYQTNWMFHRYLGWNFIGRDGDFMGAGVDFSKTWAIPFFLGLFGIYWHFKRDPKRGLTLLGAFIIMGYLVDWYQNQQDPQPRERDYFYVGAFYIFAMWVGIGAVGIMEIVKEKWADWDKRKMTFALGISAALLLILGPINQCIGLAGLASGQSFAKSSKWAEYSRKNNWVPWEYAYNILQSCDANAILFTWGDNDTFPLWCLQDSYGIRRDVRIVQLQLATMMWNAEQVAQKNDWGSEGVRLQIYTPARMQLPSDNEAYEAIQQARDWKAPFIIPVNDAQARWISGDSTAHATTMTWAPKIVNFSDFLVADIVNSNLGTRPICYSVTVPENARAGLNKFLIYEGLVARVTPFQQPEDMTGLAGSVQPVRYSEMMFQRPQQPHAEPFRGLILHSYADPTSHLSGMDEDYAMTYRYDFMRLADWDVSHADFLGARRTLDSMEALIPVHRIGMDFSFASFIADLADKAGDWPLTQKYAAYGAAKLREQMQNPDWTESNSQSHPDVQLANLEMRAGEFARARKDFEAIRGQSKPDQQGFADLKLLEVDARRLESEKKYDSAYHKYNEILQAYAPSATRGADLQDLKNRAWFDSVNMAKPR from the coding sequence GTCGGCTTCCTGACGTATCTCCTCACGATGCAGCCGACGATCCCGTTCTGGGATTGTGGCGAGTTCGCTGCCGCCGCGAGTGCCTTGCAGGTGCCGCATCCGCCGGGCGCGCCACTCTGGACCGTCGTTGGTCGCATTGCGATGTTGCTGCCGACCTTCGCAGATCCGGCCGCACGTTACAATCTTTTTTCCGTGCTGAGTTCCGCACTCTCGATCCTATTGCTCTATCTCACCCTGGTCCGTTTGCTCCGCATGTGGCGGGGCAATCCGAAATCGGCACAGGATGCCATTGTTACATTTGGTGGTGCACTCATTGGGGCATTGGCCTATTGCTGGACTGATAGCTTCTGGTTCAATGCGCTCGAGTGCGAAGTGTATGCATTCGGTTCACTCTTTATCTCCTTGGTGCCTTGGTTGATTCTTGTCTGGCATGAGCATGCCGATGAACCACACAATGAGCGATACCTGCTACTGATCGCGTTTGTGATTGGCCTGTCACTCGGGGTCCATCAGCTCGCGTTGCTCACGATGTTTCCGGTTTTTATGATCGTCTATTATAAGAAGCGGAAGATTGTTACGCTAATGAGTTGGCTTGGGATGGTCGGCTTATCGGTCGCGATGTTCGTATTGGTATTTTACGTAATCTTGTCCAAACTGGTCGATTGGGCCGGCAGTGGCAATTGGGTCTTATCCGTGGCGATCCTCGTAGCGATTGTCGGAGTAATCATATATGGTCAGCGAAAGAGGAACGCTCGCGTCGCACTCGCCGGATGGTCGCTTGCGATGGTATTTCTTGGCTATACAACTTATATGTTCGTGATGGTCCGCGCCGCGCAGAATCCACCGATGAACGAGAATGCGCCCTCGACATTCTCGAAGCTTTCGGGATATATTAATCGCGATCAATACGGCCAGATGAGCATTGCCGATGAGTTTACACACCGCCGATTGCCGCAGCAGCGAGATGACCACGGGAACACATGGAATAACTATACAAGCGACGGAGATTTCTTCTGGCGCTACCAGACCAACTGGATGTTCCATCGCTATCTCGGGTGGAATTTCATTGGCCGCGATGGTGACTTCATGGGCGCTGGTGTTGATTTTTCCAAGACCTGGGCGATTCCATTTTTCCTCGGTCTGTTCGGGATATACTGGCACTTCAAGCGCGACCCCAAGCGAGGTTTGACGCTGCTCGGTGCTTTTATCATTATGGGGTACTTGGTTGACTGGTACCAGAACCAGCAAGACCCACAGCCACGCGAGCGAGATTACTTCTATGTCGGTGCTTTCTATATTTTCGCGATGTGGGTCGGCATTGGAGCGGTTGGCATCATGGAGATCGTCAAGGAAAAGTGGGCCGATTGGGACAAGCGCAAGATGACCTTCGCGCTCGGAATATCCGCTGCACTGTTGCTGATCCTTGGTCCGATCAATCAGTGCATCGGACTTGCTGGACTGGCTTCCGGCCAAAGCTTCGCAAAGTCAAGTAAGTGGGCAGAATACTCGCGCAAAAACAACTGGGTGCCATGGGAATACGCTTATAATATCCTGCAAAGTTGTGATGCGAATGCAATCCTATTCACATGGGGCGATAACGACACCTTTCCACTCTGGTGCCTACAGGATTCCTATGGCATTCGGAGGGATGTACGAATCGTCCAGCTCCAGCTCGCCACGATGATGTGGAACGCCGAACAAGTCGCGCAGAAGAACGATTGGGGATCCGAGGGAGTACGGCTCCAAATCTATACGCCTGCGCGAATGCAGCTTCCATCGGACAATGAAGCGTACGAAGCCATTCAGCAAGCTCGGGACTGGAAAGCGCCATTCATCATACCGGTTAATGACGCACAGGCGCGATGGATTTCAGGCGATTCCACCGCACATGCGACTACTATGACCTGGGCACCGAAGATTGTGAACTTCAGCGATTTTCTGGTCGCTGATATTGTCAACTCCAATCTTGGTACGCGCCCAATCTGCTATTCTGTGACGGTACCCGAGAATGCGCGCGCGGGTCTGAATAAATTCCTGATTTATGAAGGCCTCGTTGCGCGCGTGACGCCGTTCCAACAGCCGGAGGACATGACCGGTCTCGCTGGGAGCGTTCAGCCCGTTCGCTATAGCGAGATGATGTTCCAACGTCCACAGCAGCCGCACGCCGAACCGTTTCGCGGGTTGATTCTTCACTCCTATGCTGATCCCACTTCACATCTGAGCGGTATGGATGAGGATTACGCAATGACCTATCGGTATGATTTCATGCGTCTTGCCGATTGGGATGTTAGTCACGCCGATTTTCTCGGTGCACGTCGGACATTGGACTCCATGGAGGCCCTCATCCCGGTCCATCGGATTGGAATGGATTTCTCCTTTGCGTCATTCATCGCCGACTTGGCGGATAAAGCCGGTGACTGGCCACTGACACAGAAATATGCCGCGTATGGCGCTGCCAAACTGCGCGAGCAAATGCAGAATCCGGACTGGACGGAAAGTAACTCGCAGTCCCACCCGGATGTCCAGCTTGCGAACCTGGAAATGCGTGCTGGTGAATTCGCCAGAGCTCGGAAGGACTTTGAAGCGATCCGTGGGCAATCCAAGCCGGATCAGCAAGGATTCGCAGATTTGAAGCTTCTGGAAGTCGATGCCCGAAGGCTTGAATCGGAGAAGAAATATGACTCGGCCTACCACAAGTACAATGAAATTCTCCAAGCCTATGCTCCCTCCGCCACGCGTGGGGCGGACCTGCAGGATCTGAAGAATCGGGCTTGGTTTGATTCGGTCAACATGGCGAAGCCTCGCTAA
- a CDS encoding glycosyltransferase family 2 protein, giving the protein MFLSLIIPAYNEAGRIGPSLEKAFRYFESKDYDVELIVVDDGSSDNTIQAVDIAFAKKPPMLERVSTRLIPLGVNTGKGAAVKRGMLAASGAVRIFTDADFSTPIAEVGKIIQPIASGECDIVIGSRAAEGRALVKKHQPWHREMMGRFYNVLVQLLVFRGIKDTQCGFKGFSAAAAEKVFAKQQVMGFSFDVEILYLAHRYGFRIREIAIEWYNDERTTVGAVTDSARMFWELLRIRNLHRNDR; this is encoded by the coding sequence GTGTTCTTATCACTTATTATTCCGGCCTACAACGAGGCCGGGCGGATTGGGCCTTCTTTGGAGAAGGCCTTCCGGTATTTTGAGAGCAAAGACTACGATGTCGAACTCATTGTCGTCGACGATGGATCGAGCGATAACACGATCCAGGCCGTCGATATAGCATTTGCAAAAAAGCCGCCGATGCTCGAGCGTGTAAGTACGCGACTCATTCCACTTGGCGTGAACACGGGCAAGGGTGCGGCGGTGAAGCGTGGGATGCTTGCCGCGTCCGGCGCGGTTCGAATCTTTACGGATGCCGATTTTTCCACGCCCATTGCGGAAGTGGGGAAGATCATTCAACCGATTGCGTCTGGCGAATGTGATATCGTGATCGGCAGCCGGGCTGCGGAAGGTCGAGCGCTGGTCAAGAAACACCAGCCCTGGCATCGCGAGATGATGGGGCGGTTCTATAATGTCCTCGTGCAGTTGTTAGTCTTTCGAGGGATTAAAGATACACAGTGTGGATTTAAGGGCTTTAGCGCAGCGGCGGCCGAAAAGGTTTTTGCGAAGCAGCAGGTCATGGGATTTTCATTCGATGTCGAAATTCTCTATCTCGCGCATCGATACGGATTTCGCATCCGCGAAATCGCCATTGAATGGTACAACGACGAGCGGACTACAGTCGGTGCAGTAACCGATTCTGCGAGAATGTTCTGGGAATTGCTTCGCATTCGAAACCTGCATCGGAACGACCGATAA
- a CDS encoding glycosyltransferase family 9 protein has product MRREKIVLLAMPGIGDALLSTPMIELLRRAKPEAEIHAFVMFAATREMFEQDPYIDRVHHYDFLNGSKSGALKFVSDLRKMRFDISINIYPQNRREYNLIAFLIGAKQRIGVRYRRRDPQNLSWLNTKTILEDDTLHCVEENVRLLSLIDIPHELGESSLPPLRLTLSEKHLAFADQWCKSHLRGDEQLLIGFHAGTALFKNHIRRRWAPEKFAELAKRLTSDLGARVLLFGGPDDSDANREILSLAGECITMVETKSILDSVAVMRRLNMFVSNDSALMHIAGALELPTVAIFGPTNETYVHPWRTRYTIVHTGIECRPCFIYSPKPLTCYRKDPSEHFICIRAIEVARVFNEAKMMAKPDPMPPAA; this is encoded by the coding sequence ATGCGCCGCGAAAAGATCGTCCTGCTCGCCATGCCCGGCATCGGAGACGCCTTGCTCTCGACGCCGATGATCGAGCTGCTGCGTCGCGCGAAACCGGAGGCCGAAATCCATGCCTTCGTCATGTTTGCGGCGACACGCGAAATGTTCGAGCAGGATCCCTACATCGACCGCGTTCATCATTACGATTTCTTAAATGGGTCGAAGTCGGGGGCGCTGAAGTTTGTCTCCGATCTGCGCAAAATGCGGTTTGACATTTCGATCAACATCTATCCGCAAAACCGGCGCGAGTACAATCTGATCGCATTCCTGATCGGTGCGAAGCAGCGCATCGGCGTCCGCTATCGCCGGCGCGATCCGCAAAACCTGAGCTGGCTGAATACGAAGACGATTCTCGAAGATGATACGCTGCATTGTGTCGAGGAGAACGTTCGTCTTCTTTCGCTCATCGACATTCCGCACGAGCTTGGCGAATCCTCACTTCCGCCGCTTCGATTAACCCTTAGTGAGAAGCATCTGGCGTTCGCTGATCAGTGGTGCAAGAGTCACCTTCGTGGTGACGAGCAATTGCTGATCGGCTTCCATGCTGGCACCGCACTCTTCAAAAATCACATTCGCCGACGCTGGGCGCCGGAGAAATTCGCGGAGTTGGCAAAGCGGCTGACGTCGGATTTAGGTGCTCGCGTTCTGCTGTTCGGAGGACCCGATGACTCGGATGCGAACCGGGAGATTCTCTCGCTGGCAGGGGAGTGCATCACGATGGTCGAGACGAAGAGTATACTCGATTCCGTGGCAGTTATGCGGCGATTGAATATGTTCGTCTCGAATGATTCAGCGCTGATGCACATCGCCGGTGCGCTTGAACTGCCAACAGTCGCGATCTTCGGCCCGACGAACGAGACATACGTCCATCCCTGGCGGACGCGCTACACTATCGTCCATACGGGCATCGAATGCAGGCCGTGTTTCATCTATTCCCCCAAGCCGCTGACCTGCTACCGTAAGGACCCGTCGGAGCACTTTATCTGTATACGCGCGATAGAAGTGGCGAGAGTCTTCAATGAAGCGAAGATGATGGCGAAGCCGGATCCTATGCCGCCTGCGGCGTAA